In Acinetobacter wanghuae, the sequence TCAGATATTCAAACCAAGCATGATGGTGGTGACAAATGAATAGCTTAAGCCAATTCAATGCTGATTCAAAATCAATGAGCAGCTTGGAAATTTCAGAGCTCGTTCAATCGCGTCACGACAAAGTTAAGCAGTCAATTGAAAGATTGGTTGAGCGTGGCGTAATAGCACAACCCCCAATGGGGAATGTCGAGAAAATCAATAACTTAGGTTTTTCTATTCAAGTTGGTATTTACATTTTCTCAGGCGAAAAAGGTAAGCGAGATTCAATCATTGTGGTTGCTCAACTTTGCCCCGAGTTTACGGCTCGCTTAGTGGATCGTTGGATGGAATTAGAGAACTACACCAAAAGTGTAGTACCTCAAATCCCTCAATCCTTTGCCGAAGCACTTCAGCTCGCTGCAGATCAAGCACGTCAACTCGAACTCGCAGCTCCAAAAGTTGCTCACTATGACGCTGTGGTTGCTAAAGGTCACTTACTTACAGCTACTCAAGTTGGTGCAAAAGTGGGTCTGTCAGCAGTCGCTTTAAATCGCATCCTTGATAATTTCCGTGTGTACAACAAGGCTCACAAGCGCAGTCGTGTATTCAACACATGGTTCGAAGATCAGGGTTTTGGTGAATTAAAACAAACCACAACAGGTCATTCGCAACCCATGTTCACCACAAAAGGCGAAGCATGGGTAATTGAGAAATTAGTGAGCGAAGGGGTGGCAGCATGAGCAAAATTTTAACAGGTAAAGAAGCGTTAATCGCTTTAGCTGAAGGCAAAACCATAGAAAACTGGAATGGTTCAATTTGGTGGGATATTGAAGGTACTTGGCAAATTGATGTTTTCTTGAAAACCGATAGAAAGTTCCGCCTAAAACCCCACACCATCACAATTAATGGTGTTGATATTGAAGCACCTGAAAAAAATGATGATCCAAATTTAGAGCTTCTTGAGCACGATCAAGACTATTGGCTTGTTGATCTCGCCAATTATCCTGATTTCGTTATCCCGCATAAATGGAAAGGCGACCCACCAGAGTATGCATGGGCTGACCGTGGACTTATTCACTTATCCAAAGATGCCGCTTTACTTCATGCCAAGGCGTTAATTTTGGCGAGCGGAGGCACAACATGACCCATCCATGTGAAAACCAATGCCCGCACTACGACGGAGAATGCTGCAACGTCTGCTTGATTCAGGACGTTGAAGGCGTGGATCTGCTTAACGCGCTAAATGAAGCGTTTGACGAAGTATTTGGAGGTGAAGGGTGAGTGCTAAAAGCTTTATCTCAAACGCATTCATGCTGCCAAACGACCTGATTGATAAGGGTTATATGGCAGAAATGAAAGGACCCGCGCTTGCATGCTACCTATTCATTGTGCGTAAAACACGCGGATGGAACAAAGATTCGGATGCAATCAGTGTTTCTCAACTCGTAAAAGGCACGAAATACAACAAAGATTCTGTGCTTAAAGGTTGTGAAAAATTGGTTCAAATGGGCGTAATCGAGCGTGCACAGTTCGCAAATCAGCCCGCGAAATACACAATTACTGATTACATTTTTGCAGTCGAAAATTTAGATAGCGAAAATATCGCTAGCGAAAATTTAGATAGCAGGGTCGAAAATATAGATAGCGTGCTATCTAAAAAATCGACCCACAATAACAAACCAAAAACAACTAATACAAAAACAAAGGTTGTTATTGATAAATCTGATTCAAAACCATGTTTAACACATAGCAAAAATGGGTTGAGCCTTTCTGAAAAACAAGCTTCGGTATTCGCAAGCAAACTTTCAGATCATGCGGAATTTTGCTCTATGCATGCTCAAACAGGTGAATCACACAACAAGTTTGTTTCACGTTTGAAAATGCTTCTGCGTACACCAGGTTTTGCTGAAAAGAACTTGAGCTATTTAGAGGATGTTGGATTTAAGCGAGGTGGAGCGTGAATACAAAACCAAATTGCACAGTGCCAAAATTCAAACTTGAAGGCTTTGCATGTAAAAAAACAAACACATTGTTCGTGCTTGATCTGGTGAATGGCTATCTACCGTACATGCCGCTTGATGAAGCTGTGAGAACAGATGAAGTGAAATTCAACCATGGTGTAGCTCGTAATGCAGTTATCGAAACCGAGCTCGGCAAAGAGAAGCAATGCAGCGTATGTAAGGATTTTTGGCCAATGGATCCTGAATTCTTTTTTACGAAAACACTGCCACCCAAAAAAAACGGTGAACAGAACAAGTCGTATGACTCAGTTTGTAAGGCTTGTTATGAAATTAAGTATCGAAAAAGAAAACCGGGGCGACGCAACAATATTAGATCAACTGCAGAAAAATTGGTGGCAGCATGAAAAAGCGCAATAAAAAATACAATCCGAACAAACTGGCGCAGATCACAAAATCTAAAGCGTATCAAAAACATACTTTAGAAATGACCTTCAATATTGATGAAGTGAATGAACACATTGATGGATGGCGTGCTGAGAATAACTTTGCTGATAAAGAGCTTACGCCTAAGCACGTGGTGTATGACGTGTATCACGGTGACTTAATTATTGCTCTGAAAAACTTACTTATTCCGCTTGAACAAGAATGGTTTTTAGGTGTGGATTCCCATTACTACAATGCAGAAACGGAAGGAGTTTTGACAGTGCCAACTCAATTTCAAATGCCAAAAATGAGCTTTGAGAAATTTCGCTTTGGATCTGAACTAAAGGTGGATCGTGGTGCAGGGATTAAAACGCGCTGGCAAGGCATTAACAATGAATTAAATAAAATATTGGAACAAGAAGTTCCGCAAGGGTTTGAGCGTGTGCGTAGTGACGCGCTGTTTCGCATAGAAACTGCATTTAACAGCGTGGATGACTATCTGTACTTCAAGCAAGCAAAAGCGCTAAGAGAGCAAGGAGTAGCAGCATGACAAAACATGATTTTACATCGCTCCGTGATGCGATTAATCACTGCAAAGACGAACAAGAAAAAGAATTACTTCCAAGAACAATTTAATTTGATGCACATGGAAGCTGAAGATGAGCGCAATTACGTGGAGTTTGAACGATGAAAGAAGCGATATTTTTGATGGTTGGGGTGTTGTTAGGGGTAGGCTTTTTGAATTGGGTGATTGCGATATGAGTATTGAAAAAGTTTATGAGGTTATTAAAGGTTATCAGTGCTCAGAGCTTCTAATGGTTCTAAACCCTGCTTTAGCGGTGTGGAATCATCAACAAAAAGAAATCGATTCATTAAAAGCCCAACTCAACAACATGGAACGCTGCTACATCGAGAAGAAAAAACAGCTCAATGATGTTCGAGCATACATTGAATCAACATGTCCAGATGGGTTGGTTTCTGAAATAGATCGAATTGTTGAGGTGAAGTCATGAATAAGCATATTAAAACATTGGTCGGTTTTAAAAATGGGACTAAAAGTGTTGCAAAAGACTGTTTTTATGATCTTTGGGATGCTTTGGATGAAATTTTAAGTGCATTCAAGAAAATTGGTTTTGTGATTTTTGCATTCATGATTTGGATATTAAGTCTTGCTTTGATTTGTATTTTACCGCTAGCAACATGGTTGCGCGTGAAGTGGGAACGAGATGCTGAGATTGAAAGTAAAAAAGCTGCACAAGAGTACGCAGATCAAATGACTTGCTTGCATAACAACCGAGGCATCAATGACCAGCATCTCAACCGCTGAATATAAAAAACTATATGCGCCTAAAGCTAAATCTAGGCGCAAATCAAAACGTCCGAGTCGTGGCGTGAAAGTTGAGAGCGAAGGTGAAGCAACACTCAGCCTTCAGCTTAAAGCGTCAAAAATCGCATTTGAGAGAGAATTTCAATTTTATGCATCACGGAAATGGCGATCTGATTTCCATCTGGTAGAAAAAAAGATTTTGATTGAGGTGGAAGGCGGGATTTGGTCAGGTGGTCGTCATACAAGAGCAAAAGGCTACTTGGGCGACATGGAAAAATATAACGCTGCTACGGCGTTGGGGTATCAAATTTATCGTTTTAGCACTGAGCAAGTTAAATCAGGCTTTGCGATTAAACAAATTATAGAGTTAGTCGGGGAATAGGGATGAATGCAGTAGTAACGATTACAGGCGCAGTAAATTGGTCGAAATTCACTTTAGAAGAATGGCTTTATCAGTTTGGCGCATGGATGAATAGCGTATCTGGTACATGTGGGAAAAGTATCAATCCGATTGCGATTGCGATGGATCAAGCGGTGATTAAATCAAAAGCCGCTAAAATCAATCTCACCAAGTCTGAAATCATTGCAAACTATGTTGCAAGCGATGAAGATAAGCCAAAGCTACAGCGCTCAAATATTACGTGTTTAATTAGTGATAACGAAGCACGGGCAGTACAGCGTTTGATTTTAGATATGCAGGGCAAGTCTGAGGTGTTGGATGAGTGGCTTGATGTAGTAATTGCTCGACACTTTTATTGCAACTCATTTGCCAAGATTGCAGATGAGCACCATAAGTCGTTAATGGATGTGAAATTCGATAATAAAGCAGGACTTGCAGCAATCTATGCTCGAAATTTATTCATCAAACACCGTTGACAGTGACGTCAGTGATATGGCATATTTATGGTATAGTGGTCACAGTTGCATTAAAGGCACTCGTGATCGCAAATTGATTGAATCCGCAGGCGATGCGGTAAAAACATAAATGCATTGTAGACTCGTGAAATCCGATGAAGATGCATAAGCAAGGGTTCGCAACTTGCCAATCAATGAGCCTAGCTTCTGCTTGATGAAGCCGTTGGGTGATGAAACGTTAAGCACGAAAATTTAAGAATATTCACGAAAGCCAAAGCTCGAAAGAGACATTACGTGATGCAAAAGGGATCAATGAGATGGCGACCCTTAGCCCCTAGATGCAGTGCGGTATGAGCGGGTACACAAAACTCAGAGTGCATCAGTGTTGTGTGACAGCCTGAAAGAAGGCAATTTTGGAGAGTGAATAAAACGGATTACAGGACCTGACACCGTTTTTCAGTTTAAATCGCTGAATTGTTCATTCTACCAAAGTTAAGTCGTCGAAAAATTTAACTTAGCCCACCTCGGTGGGCTTTTTTGTTGTCTGAAAATCAATAATCCAAAATAGGAGATTGCCATGAAAGACGCAATTACTTGGGCTTAATTCGATTAGGTGTGCATGCATTTCAACACTATACACTTAGTCGCATGCTCACCTGTTACGCCAGCTATCTTTATTCGTAGTGGTTTATAGATTAATGCTGGCACCTTAGGTCAATGATGTAACGGTAGCATAACGGTCTCCAAAATCGTTTGTTCAGGTTCGAATCCTGATTGACTTGCCAAATTCCAAACGGATGCTGTTTTTCCCGATTCAGCATCACCTTTGGGATTACTGGAGTATTCAATGCTTCAATTCATCAAAATTCTGCTCTGTCCACATTTTCAAATCACACAACAAATGCATTCAGATCACAACGGCGATCCGATCAAAGTGTGCGTGTGTGGTAAGCACATCAAAGTTTAAAGGACCCGCGTTGCATGGGGCAGCGCTTCGCTGTGAGGCATGACAGCAGACCGCATACATTTGGGAGAATGTGTGCGGTCTTTCTTTTTTTAAGGATTAAGCATGTGGCAATTCTTACTTGGCTTCATCATCGCTTGGGTTGTTTGTTGTTGCTATACGCATATTTGCGTGGCAAATGAATGCGAACGCCTTGGTGGTTTCTTTGTTGGATCTAAAACTTATAAATGCGTGGTGATTGAAGATGAATCGCAAACAAAAGAAAAATTAAGCGCCGTATTGCACGTGAACACACCAAGAAGCAATCAAAAATAAATGAAACGCCGTATGAGCAAAGTGTTTGGGATTATTCGCAAGATGATTTCTATCAGTTTGTAGATAGTGACTATGGTGCATCTAAACCGTATTGGATTTGGTGTTTACTCATATTAATTATGTTTGGGGTCTTGCTATGGTCGATCGTGTAGAAGCGCGAAAGAATTTAGAAAAACTTGAATCTGACTTATATCACTTACAACAATTAAATCATCTCAATTCACGTTATGCATTTAAGCGCGAATGTCGTGATCGAATGAGTGAATTAAATGAACAAATCAAAAGCATTGAGTGGCAATTGTCGCAACCCGCAAAGACTCGTTGAGATCCGCAAACTACCTTGTGTAAATTGCGGTAGACATCCAGTCGATGCAGCGCATTCAAATTTTGCTGAGCATGGGAAAGGGAAAGGCATTAAAGCGGATGATAATTACACAATACCGCTTTGCCGAAACTGTCACATGAATTTTGATCTCTATGTGAATAAGAATCGTGATGAGTCGAAAGAGTGGTTTTTAAAGCATTTAGGGACTACAGAAAGAATGTTGAGTTCTAATGATGAAGAATACTTCTAAAATCGAACCTGCATCATTTCTTATAAAAGATCACTCAGATATCACACGTGTTATTAATTATCTGCACACCAACTATCAAAAAACAGATAAACCATTGGTTGTGCATATAGATCAAAAACAAGAAGACCGCAGCAAAGCACAGAATCGCTTGTATTGGCTTTGGTTGTCGCAATGGTCTAAACGTCAAGGCACAGACAAAGACAGTGAGCATTTGTATTTTAAGAAGCATTTGCTTGCACGTATTTATGCGCGTGATGATGTTGGTCAGTACAAACAGACATTTGCAGCAGTTAAAGTTTTAAGAGACCAGAAGCATCCGCAATATCAAGCGGTCGCAGATGGTTTAAATGAACTTATAAGCACAACAGATGCAAGTGTTGATCAATTTACTGAATACCTGAATGACATACATGCGTTCTGCTTAAAACATGGGTGCTATCTGCATACACCTGATGATTTGATGTATGCGTGGGGGATGAAGTTGTGATTTAATGCATTTTATATAACCAAAAAGGAAGTTTAAATAAAATGACATTTAACAATAAATTTATCGCGACAAGTGCAGATGGTAGTGAGATCAAGGGGGATGCCAAGGTATCCCCAGTGAATGAGGATGGGAAACTAGAGAGAGTACCTCGCTCTGTAACTTTTGAGATTAGCGTTGATGTTGACGAGAACTCAGAATTCATTCATCCGCAAGATGGAAAAAAGTATAAAGTAAAGTTTAGTGATATTTAACAAAGACCTCCTTCGGGAGGTTTTTTAATGGCTGAAGATTATGAAAAGACCATATCCACCAATCCAAGATAATCAAAACACAGATGTTGAAGATGATGAATTTATTGAAAGCGGTGGTCTGCTTCACTTCGAGCCTGCAAACAATGATTTATGGCCGTGGATCCGAGAAACCTTTCTTGAATCATGGGGGAAACTCCACAATCCAGATCATGAGCACCTATTAAGCTTTCAGCCTCCTGAGATTTCATTCTTATGGGCTTACTCAACATGCAAGGCTAAAGGTCGTCGTGTATTGGGCCAGACTGAAAAACTCATGATTAATGTGGGTGGATGGAAAAAGAACCGGCAGGAAGTTCAACTGATTGAATGGTTCGGCGACGTGCCTAAATACATCATCACATTGGATGCTCGTGTGTGCCAGGTGATGAGTGATGTAGATTTCTGCGCATTGGTAGAGCATGAGCTTTATCACATTGGGCAAGAGCGAAATGAAGAAGGTGAATTAATGTGGAGTGCTTCCACTGGTCTGCCAAAGCTTTATTTACGTGGTCACGATGTTGAAGAATTCCATGGTGTAGTCCAGCGTTACGGTGCATCACCAGATGTCCAAAAAATGGTAGAGCTTGCAAATGATGGTCCAACTATATCTCGGGCTAATATTGCTCATGCATGCGGTACGTGTTTATTGAAGTTGGCTTAATTTTTTGCCTGCTTTGTACGACGTAGAACGACAAAGAGGTGGGTATGGCGGCACTTAAAGAGCCTGTAAAAATCTTTATAGTCCAGTCGCTTGCTTGCTTTGAAACCCCTCAACAAGTAGCCGATGCGGTAGAAGAAATATATAAGATCAAGATTGATCGTAAGCAATGTCACAGCTACGACCCAACAAAGTATGCTGGTCGAAATCTAAGTAAAAAATTAAAAGACCTTTTTGAGCGAACTCGAAAGGATTTTAAAGAAAACATCGAAGACATTCCGATTGCTAACAAAGCCTTTCACTTTAAAGAACTCCAAAAGATGTAT encodes:
- a CDS encoding phage antirepressor KilAC domain-containing protein is translated as MNSLSQFNADSKSMSSLEISELVQSRHDKVKQSIERLVERGVIAQPPMGNVEKINNLGFSIQVGIYIFSGEKGKRDSIIVVAQLCPEFTARLVDRWMELENYTKSVVPQIPQSFAEALQLAADQARQLELAAPKVAHYDAVVAKGHLLTATQVGAKVGLSAVALNRILDNFRVYNKAHKRSRVFNTWFEDQGFGELKQTTTGHSQPMFTTKGEAWVIEKLVSEGVAA
- a CDS encoding putative metallopeptidase produces the protein MKRPYPPIQDNQNTDVEDDEFIESGGLLHFEPANNDLWPWIRETFLESWGKLHNPDHEHLLSFQPPEISFLWAYSTCKAKGRRVLGQTEKLMINVGGWKKNRQEVQLIEWFGDVPKYIITLDARVCQVMSDVDFCALVEHELYHIGQERNEEGELMWSASTGLPKLYLRGHDVEEFHGVVQRYGASPDVQKMVELANDGPTISRANIAHACGTCLLKLA
- a CDS encoding replication protein, which codes for MLPNDLIDKGYMAEMKGPALACYLFIVRKTRGWNKDSDAISVSQLVKGTKYNKDSVLKGCEKLVQMGVIERAQFANQPAKYTITDYIFAVENLDSENIASENLDSRVENIDSVLSKKSTHNNKPKTTNTKTKVVIDKSDSKPCLTHSKNGLSLSEKQASVFASKLSDHAEFCSMHAQTGESHNKFVSRLKMLLRTPGFAEKNLSYLEDVGFKRGGA
- a CDS encoding DUF968 domain-containing protein, with amino-acid sequence MNKSKALSGNCRNPQRLVEIRKLPCVNCGRHPVDAAHSNFAEHGKGKGIKADDNYTIPLCRNCHMNFDLYVNKNRDESKEWFLKHLGTTERMLSSNDEEYF
- a CDS encoding PDDEXK family nuclease produces the protein MTSISTAEYKKLYAPKAKSRRKSKRPSRGVKVESEGEATLSLQLKASKIAFEREFQFYASRKWRSDFHLVEKKILIEVEGGIWSGGRHTRAKGYLGDMEKYNAATALGYQIYRFSTEQVKSGFAIKQIIELVGE
- a CDS encoding DUF2280 domain-containing protein encodes the protein MAALKEPVKIFIVQSLACFETPQQVADAVEEIYKIKIDRKQCHSYDPTKYAGRNLSKKLKDLFERTRKDFKENIEDIPIANKAFHFKELQKMYDDWGKNKVMRQNVLKQAQGLLQSGKSAGPSGLSEKEQIEIDIKRLELEKLQKEVRPLATRPPGEDYKISLNPDEEIPSEPIL